In the genome of Abyssalbus ytuae, the window TTAGGAGATTTAAGAAACTGGTTAATACCTGTTATAGCTGTTGTACTTGTTGGTGTTTTTATATCATCATTTTATTTTTTGTTTGACAGATGGGAGGAGCTTTCACAGGTTTTAAATTTTCATATAGAATTAAAGATCGAGAAATATGCCGATTTAAAACACCTTATCCCTTTTCTATACATACTGGGAATGGGAGGACTTTCATCCTTTTCGTATTTTACAAACATTAAAGCCAAACTTTCAGAGCAACAATCATTAATACTGCTGGTATTGGTTGCATTTTTTATCAGTGTATTTATTTCGTTATTATCTGTAGATGAAGATACTTCAGAATTTATATTTATAGCCTTTCCGCTGGCAGTAATGACCGCAAATTATATTGAAATCATTGAAAAAAAATGGTTCAAAGAATTTTTGTTATGGACCTTTGTGGCAATGCCGTTTGTAATATTATGGCTGTAAGGACACCTTATGACTGCTTCTTCATTCCGTAGGCCAAATCGCCTGCATCACCCAAACCGGGTACAATATATCCCCGTTGGTTTAATTCAGGATCTATATCCGCTATCCATAAATGGGTGTTGCCGGGAAAATGTTTATTAACATAATCTATTCCTTCTCTTGCCCCTACTACAGATACCAAATGAATTTCTTCCGGCTTTCCCATGCTTTTTAAAGCTTCAAAAGTAGAAACCAAGGATTGTCCCGTTGCCAGCATAGGATCGGCTAGAATTAAAGTTTTATTTTCCAAAGAAGGCGAAGCGAGGTATTCCACAATAATTTCAAAAACCTCTCCCCCGTTTTTATGATGCCTGTAGGCAGAAATAAAAGAATTTTCAGCATCGTCAAAATAGTTTAACAGCCCTTGGTGTAAAGGTAACCCCGCCCTTAAAACCGAACATAAAACAATATTTGCTTTGTTTACCGCCACGTTTTTTTCTCCCAGGGGCGTAGTAACTGCTATATTTTTATATGGAAGGCTCTTACTAAGTTCGTAGGCCAGAATCTCGCCTATACGTTCAATGTTTCTCCTGAATCTCAACCGGTCTTTTTGAATAGTAACATCCCTTATTTCTGCTAAAAATTTATTTAATACAGAGTTTTGTCCGGCAATATGATGAATTTTCATTTTTAAGAAGTTTTGTAAATCAGGATTCTCCCAAAAGTAATTAATTAAAAGTATATTTGCATTGATTAAAATCAGAGATATGTTTAGCCAATTTGCATTTAAAATTTTTGAAGAAAGTATAAGTAAATATCACGAACTGGACGATGTATATCAACCCTTTCACAATCCCTATCCAAAAGATAAAATAGAACATCTTTTATACCGTAAAAACTGGATAGACACAGTACAATGGCATTATGAAGACATTATCCGCGATCCGGAAATTGACCCGGTTGATGCCCTTGACCTTAAAAGAAAGATAGATGCGTCTAACCAGGACAGGACTGATACTGTTGAGTACATTGACAGTTATTTTCTTAATAAGTACAAAGATGTAGAACCGGCAACAAACGCCACTATTAATTCCGAAAGCCCTGCCTGGGCTATAGACAGGTTGTCTATTCTCGCACTAAAAATTTACCATATGAAGGAAGAAGCCGGGAGAGAAGGTGCTACAGCGGAACATAAACAAAAGTGTCAGGATAAATTACAGGTGCTTCTTGAACAAAGAGAAGACCTTTCTACAGCTATAGACCAGCTACTTACCGATATTGAAAACGGAGACAAATACATGAAGGTTTATAAGCAAATGAAAATGTATAATGATGAAGAACTAAACCCGGTACTTTATCAAAATAAAAAGTAAGAGCTTTAAAACTTTAGCGTATAAACATTATAACTTTTGGTGCAGAAAAAACCCATAAAGCATATTCTTGTTGTCCGGCTTTCGGCCCTGGGAGATGTTGCCATGACAGTGCCGGTAATAAAGGCATTGTTGCAACAGCATCCCCAATTAAAAGTTACCATATTATCCAGGGGGTTTTTCAAGCCCCTGTTTCACGACATTCCCAATCTTCATTTTCATGAGGCTGATGTAAGAGAAAAACACAAAGGCGCATTTGGCCTTAACAGGCTTAGCCGGGAATTGCTTAAGCTTAATATTGATGCTGTTGCCGATCTTCATAACGTACTTAGAAGCAATATCCTTAAAACTTTTCTGAGATTAAATAAAATTCCGGTAGTGCAGATAGATAAAGGGCGGAAAGAAAAAAAGGCATTGACCTCGGGTAAAAAGTTTTATCAGCTTAAAACCACCCACGAACGGTATGCCGAAGTTTTTGAAAGCCTGGGGTTTGATATTGATTTATCCGGATCCTTATTTTCAAAAAGAAGAGAGTTAAACGAAAAAATATCCGGTTTTATTGGAGGCGACGGGAAAAAATGGATAGGCATTGCACCCTTTGCAGCTTTTAAAGGAAAAATGTACCCGCTGGATTTAATGGAAAAAGTTATAGAAACTTTAAACGCGGCAGGAGCCTATCAGGTCATTCTTTTCGGAGGAGGAAAAAAAGAAGAAAACTTACTCGATGCCATAGCCGGCAAATATAACAATGTAGTAAATATGGCCGGCAAATTCAGTTTTGAAGAAGAACTCACCCTTATTTCCAACCTCGACCTGATGCTTTCTATGGACAGCGGTAATGCCCACCTGGCTGCTATGTACGGCATTAAAACAATTACCCTTTGGGGCGTAACCCATCCTTATGCCGGTTTTTATCCCTTTAAACAGGACAAAAACAATGCGCTCCTTTCCGATAAAGAAAAGTATCCCCTCATTCCTACTTCTGTGTATGGTAACAAATTACCAAAAGGATATGAAGACGTTATGAGAACTATTTCCCCGGAAAAAGTGGTGGAAAAAATAGTTTCAGTAATTTGACCTATATTTAACCATACCCGTTTATTATTATGAGAAAAATAATATCATACCCGTTAAGTGTTATTTTTGGAATATTGTTTTTCCTTGCCTTAATTGTTTTTCATCCCATTCAGTGGATTTGCTTAAACCTGTTCGGTTACCAGGCCCATAAAACCAGTGTAGACTGGCTACAGTTTTTTCTAATGCGATGCACCAACGTTTTAGGCACCCGCTATTCCTTTACCAATCCATATAAACTACCCGGAAACACCCCCGTAATAATTGTTGCCAACCACCAGAGCATGTACGATATACCCCCGCTTATATGGTATTTTCGCAAACACCACCCAAAATTCATAAGTAAAAAAGAACTTGGAAAAGGAATCCCCAGTGTATCCTTTAACCTGAAACATGGCGGATCGGTTTTAATAGACAGAAAAAATCCTGCCCAGGCCATACCCGCCATTCAAAAATTTGGCAACTATATAGAAACCAATAAACGTGCAGCAGTAATTTTTCCTGAAGGCACAAGAAGCAAAACAGGAGAGCCAAAACCCTTTCGTACCAAAGGCCTTGAAACCCTTATAAAATAT includes:
- a CDS encoding glycosyltransferase family 9 protein — protein: MQKKPIKHILVVRLSALGDVAMTVPVIKALLQQHPQLKVTILSRGFFKPLFHDIPNLHFHEADVREKHKGAFGLNRLSRELLKLNIDAVADLHNVLRSNILKTFLRLNKIPVVQIDKGRKEKKALTSGKKFYQLKTTHERYAEVFESLGFDIDLSGSLFSKRRELNEKISGFIGGDGKKWIGIAPFAAFKGKMYPLDLMEKVIETLNAAGAYQVILFGGGKKEENLLDAIAGKYNNVVNMAGKFSFEEELTLISNLDLMLSMDSGNAHLAAMYGIKTITLWGVTHPYAGFYPFKQDKNNALLSDKEKYPLIPTSVYGNKLPKGYEDVMRTISPEKVVEKIVSVI
- a CDS encoding DUF4254 domain-containing protein encodes the protein MFSQFAFKIFEESISKYHELDDVYQPFHNPYPKDKIEHLLYRKNWIDTVQWHYEDIIRDPEIDPVDALDLKRKIDASNQDRTDTVEYIDSYFLNKYKDVEPATNATINSESPAWAIDRLSILALKIYHMKEEAGREGATAEHKQKCQDKLQVLLEQREDLSTAIDQLLTDIENGDKYMKVYKQMKMYNDEELNPVLYQNKK
- the upp gene encoding uracil phosphoribosyltransferase, with translation MKIHHIAGQNSVLNKFLAEIRDVTIQKDRLRFRRNIERIGEILAYELSKSLPYKNIAVTTPLGEKNVAVNKANIVLCSVLRAGLPLHQGLLNYFDDAENSFISAYRHHKNGGEVFEIIVEYLASPSLENKTLILADPMLATGQSLVSTFEALKSMGKPEEIHLVSVVGAREGIDYVNKHFPGNTHLWIADIDPELNQRGYIVPGLGDAGDLAYGMKKQS
- a CDS encoding DUF6427 family protein; this translates as MITTVFGKTRPVNFIFLVAFLFLFFFGVHIFILNTEVNVWSLLRMAGIFVLILFSLFLSNFISKKNGLTKDNTYVVLLFVLALCFFPYTFDNTNIIISNVFVLLALRRIISLKTYYHVKIKIFDASLWLCIATIFYGWAILFFFLVYVAILHYGLGDLRNWLIPVIAVVLVGVFISSFYFLFDRWEELSQVLNFHIELKIEKYADLKHLIPFLYILGMGGLSSFSYFTNIKAKLSEQQSLILLVLVAFFISVFISLLSVDEDTSEFIFIAFPLAVMTANYIEIIEKKWFKEFLLWTFVAMPFVILWL
- a CDS encoding lysophospholipid acyltransferase family protein, with the translated sequence MRKIISYPLSVIFGILFFLALIVFHPIQWICLNLFGYQAHKTSVDWLQFFLMRCTNVLGTRYSFTNPYKLPGNTPVIIVANHQSMYDIPPLIWYFRKHHPKFISKKELGKGIPSVSFNLKHGGSVLIDRKNPAQAIPAIQKFGNYIETNKRAAVIFPEGTRSKTGEPKPFRTKGLETLIKYTPSACIVPVTINNSWKFLKYGKFPLGIGTHMKIQVHKPLNPADFNTEELMATIEKTITDAVEK